The proteins below come from a single Roseiflexus sp. RS-1 genomic window:
- a CDS encoding single-stranded DNA-binding protein produces the protein MARDLNKVMLTGHLGADPEMRFTPQGSAVTTFRVASNRSWKSGDGVQHDDTEWFRIVAWDKLAEICNEYLKKGTRVYIEGRLQTRSWDDRNTGEKRYITEVVAQDMIILTPKGDRMPAVDTEETDVREVGSAPRRAPAPSAPDMPAPVSNGPARASATRAPARNTPQPIEEDDIPF, from the coding sequence ATGGCCCGGGATCTGAACAAGGTCATGCTGACCGGTCATCTGGGAGCGGACCCGGAGATGAGGTTCACCCCACAGGGTAGCGCAGTAACGACATTCCGTGTTGCATCCAATCGTTCCTGGAAATCAGGCGATGGCGTTCAACACGATGACACCGAATGGTTCCGCATTGTCGCCTGGGACAAACTGGCGGAAATCTGCAACGAGTATCTGAAGAAGGGAACGCGCGTCTACATCGAGGGGCGCCTGCAAACCCGCAGCTGGGATGATCGCAACACCGGTGAGAAACGCTACATCACCGAAGTCGTTGCGCAGGATATGATCATCCTGACGCCAAAGGGTGATCGTATGCCAGCTGTCGATACGGAAGAGACGGACGTTCGCGAGGTAGGAAGCGCTCCTCGTCGCGCTCCAGCCCCTTCGGCGCCTGATATGCCAGCGCCGGTGTCAAACGGTCCCGCACGCGCCAGCGCAACCCGTGCTCCGGCGCGCAATACGCCGCAACCGATCGAGGAAGACGATATTCCGTTCTGA
- a CDS encoding glycogen debranching protein produces MMLTRESASWHQPTAWERSEGSPAPFGPTWVPAAQGYNFALFSRHATSVTLLIYSADDVVTPIYRHHLDPRRNKTQHVWHCWVPASAIPGGRYYAYRVDGPRAPEEGHRFDPTKIVLDPYAPEVFFPPNYSREAAMRPGPNDGRAPLGVLPRHEAPYDWSGDVRPNHTHDLIVYELHVRGFTARANSGVTPEERGTFIGLTRKIPYLLELGVTAIELLPVHQFDPQEGNYWGYMTLNFFSPHSDYAIEDPHREFCEMVRAMHAAGIEVWLDVVYNHTSEGDERGPTYSYRAIDNRSYYLLTPDRRQYINTSGCGNTLRCANPVVRTLIIDSLDTWIRSMRIDGFRFDLASILARNNDGSLNHEDPALIHEISMLGQRHGVRLIAEAWDISAYLLGRAFPGMTWRQWNGKFRDDVRAFVRGDPGKVGDVMCRLYGSDDLFPDTLADSYRPTQSVNFVTSHDGFCLYDLVSYNQKHNWANGHQNTDGTDQNFSWNCGWEGDEGAPPEVLALRRRQARNFFTLLMLANGTPMFCAGDEFLNTQRGNNNPYNQDNETTWLDWDLLERNRDMFRFVKTLIAFRKAHPSIHRSRFWRDDVRWYGVNGPPDTSYESHAFAYCLHGASVGDCDLYVMINAFWEDLIFAIQEHPPGGWWRVIDTARPSPDDIYEAGHEAPVCQPFYTVGARSVVVLRSRTAQELLRAQTFDEKR; encoded by the coding sequence ATGATGCTCACCAGAGAATCGGCGTCCTGGCATCAACCCACTGCCTGGGAGCGAAGCGAAGGTTCGCCCGCTCCATTCGGTCCGACGTGGGTTCCTGCGGCTCAGGGGTACAATTTCGCGCTCTTCTCGCGGCACGCGACGAGTGTAACGCTGCTGATCTATAGCGCCGACGACGTTGTGACGCCGATCTATCGTCATCACCTCGATCCGCGTCGCAACAAAACCCAGCATGTCTGGCACTGCTGGGTTCCGGCTTCCGCCATTCCAGGCGGGCGCTACTATGCGTATCGTGTTGATGGACCGCGCGCACCCGAAGAGGGGCACCGCTTCGATCCGACGAAGATTGTCCTCGATCCATACGCACCAGAGGTCTTCTTTCCGCCGAACTACAGTCGCGAGGCGGCGATGCGTCCGGGTCCGAACGACGGGCGCGCGCCGCTCGGCGTGCTGCCCCGCCACGAAGCGCCCTACGACTGGAGCGGCGATGTGCGCCCGAATCACACCCACGATTTGATCGTCTATGAACTGCATGTGCGCGGCTTTACCGCGCGCGCCAATTCGGGGGTTACACCGGAAGAGCGCGGTACATTCATCGGCTTGACCCGGAAGATTCCTTATCTGCTGGAATTGGGGGTGACGGCAATCGAACTCTTGCCGGTTCATCAGTTCGATCCCCAGGAAGGGAACTACTGGGGGTATATGACCCTCAACTTCTTCTCACCACACAGCGACTACGCTATCGAGGATCCGCACCGCGAGTTCTGCGAGATGGTCAGAGCCATGCATGCAGCCGGTATCGAAGTCTGGCTGGATGTGGTCTACAACCATACGAGCGAGGGCGATGAGCGCGGACCGACGTACTCCTACCGGGCGATTGACAACCGGAGTTATTACCTGCTGACGCCCGACCGTCGCCAGTACATTAACACCAGCGGTTGCGGCAATACGCTGCGCTGCGCCAATCCGGTCGTGCGCACCCTGATCATCGATAGCCTCGATACCTGGATCCGGTCGATGCGCATCGATGGCTTTCGCTTCGATCTTGCATCGATCCTGGCGCGCAATAACGACGGGTCGCTTAATCACGAAGATCCGGCGCTGATCCACGAGATCAGCATGCTCGGTCAGCGCCACGGCGTGCGCCTGATCGCCGAAGCGTGGGATATCAGCGCCTACCTGCTCGGACGCGCCTTTCCGGGGATGACGTGGCGCCAGTGGAATGGCAAGTTCCGCGACGATGTGCGCGCCTTTGTGCGCGGCGATCCCGGCAAAGTCGGCGACGTGATGTGTCGCCTGTATGGCAGCGATGATCTGTTCCCCGATACGCTGGCCGACTCGTATCGCCCGACGCAGAGCGTCAATTTTGTGACCTCGCACGACGGATTTTGCCTGTACGATCTGGTGTCCTACAATCAGAAGCATAATTGGGCGAATGGACATCAGAACACCGACGGAACCGATCAGAACTTTAGCTGGAACTGCGGTTGGGAGGGAGATGAAGGGGCGCCGCCGGAGGTGCTGGCGTTGCGTCGTCGTCAGGCGCGGAATTTCTTCACGCTGCTCATGCTGGCGAACGGCACGCCGATGTTCTGCGCCGGCGATGAGTTCCTCAATACCCAACGCGGCAACAACAATCCGTACAACCAGGACAATGAGACCACCTGGCTCGACTGGGATTTGCTGGAGCGCAATCGTGATATGTTTCGCTTTGTCAAGACGCTGATCGCGTTCCGCAAAGCGCACCCTTCAATCCACCGCAGCCGTTTCTGGCGCGATGACGTGCGCTGGTACGGCGTCAATGGTCCCCCCGACACATCGTATGAGTCGCATGCGTTCGCCTACTGCCTGCACGGAGCGTCGGTCGGCGATTGCGATCTCTATGTGATGATCAACGCCTTTTGGGAAGACCTGATCTTTGCCATCCAGGAACATCCGCCAGGCGGGTGGTGGCGGGTCATCGATACAGCACGCCCTTCTCCCGATGATATTTACGAGGCAGGGCATGAGGCTCCGGTCTGTCAACCGTTCTATACGGTCGGCGCACGTTCGGTTGTGGTGTTGCGCTCGCGCACAGCGCAGGAACTCCTGCGCGCGCAGACTTTCGATGAGAAGCGGTAG